One stretch of Oncorhynchus clarkii lewisi isolate Uvic-CL-2024 chromosome 3, UVic_Ocla_1.0, whole genome shotgun sequence DNA includes these proteins:
- the LOC139406143 gene encoding protein jagunal homolog 1-A-like, translating into MTSRVGPRAAGTDGSDFKHREKVASHYQMSASLKSEIRKLNFVHLLLWLLVAAQVIVSKLDLVPSDKVAEPYRWEYPYLISLFPLVTGSLSLPKNNISYLVISMISSGLFSIAPLFYGSMEMLGEAQQLYRHGKAYRFIFGWAAVTVMYLVMVVAVQVHAWQIYYSKKLLDAWFDSTQEKKKK; encoded by the exons atgacgtcTCGTGTGGGCCCTCGAGCTGCAGGTACTGATGGGAGTGACTTCAAACACAGAGAGAAGGTGGCCTCACACTACCAGATGAG CGCCTCGCTAAAGTCTGAGATCCGGAAACTCAACTTTGTCCACCTGCTGCTCTGGCTCCTGGTGGCGGCCCAGGTgatcgtcagcaaacttgaccTGGTGCCAAGTGATAAAGTGGCTGAGCCCTACAGATGGGAGTACCCCTACCTGATCAGTCTCTTTCCACTGGTCACCGGCAGCCTGTCGCTGCCCAAGAACAACATCAGCTACCTGGTGATCTCCATGATCAGCTCAGGCCTGTTCTCCATCGCTCCACTCTTCTACGGCTCCATGGAGATGCTCGGCGAGGCCCAGCAGCTGTACCGCCACGGCAAGGCTTACCGCTTCATCTTTGGCTGGGCGGCGGTCACCGTCATGTACCTGGTGATGGTGGTGGCGGTGCAGGTGCACGCCTGGCAGATCTACTACAGCAAGAAGCTGCTGGACGCCTGGTTCGACTCCAcacaggagaagaagaagaagtga
- the LOC139406144 gene encoding collagen alpha-1(VIII) chain-like, protein MVVPPFSAPLPLLVALLQLAVLPLVHAGAYYRHKQHPQQHQPTPHLSHMGIGGKEQHPQQHWPGKEMPHMQYPQYRKEIPQMSMHMGKTNPHKGGVVNSGQDKGQTIPSGALGGLPGGLPGEQGPAGPPGPEGPSGPPGPPGEGQPGGEGKPGHAGPPGFPGIGKPGLPGIPGKPGSMGEPGVPGELGPSGREGPMGQPGPQGSPGPSGLPGIGKLGAGGLPGQPGSRGEPGHKGLPGLPGLPGPKGDKGIGQPGQPGHKGLAGPPGPPGQGGMPGVGKPGMNGMPGPPGGPGKPGLPGEQGLAGPAGEGGEPGPPGLPGQGKPGQNGLPGQPGMPGGKGHTGPPGFPGKPGLPGFGKPGFPGPKGDKGMGGMPGGPGPKGDKGHGGLPGMLGQPGSIGPAGPLGPMGPPGGLGQPGPKGEAGEGGHKGLPGGQGEPGPTGLTGQNGFPGEGGEPGPRGPTGPVGPQGEGGHKGLPGAPGIPGLPGPKGEGGLPGEKGPQGPKGIPGLGGAGGPIGPPGAPGSKGDSGTPGLPGVDGKGNPGVPGPLGPPGKEGPGGPPGSPGQPGPPGPPGPPGPTDMGAVLPEMGFPPGLDGVKTAGYGKKGKYGGNGGEVMGPNGLEMPAFTALVTTPFPPVGTAVVFDKILYNGRQNYNPQTGVFTCDMPGIYYFAYHISCKGANVWVALMRNDEPVMYTYDEYKKGFLDQASGSAVLPLQPGDTVYLQLPSDQAAGLYAGQYVHSSFSGYLLYPM, encoded by the exons ATGGTTGTACCTCCCTTCTccgcccccctccctctcctagtGGCTCTGCTTCAGCTTGCAGTACTACCTCTTGTCCACGCGGGGGCGTACTACAGACACAAGCAGCACCCGCAGCAGCATCAGCCCACGCCACACCTGTCCCACATGGGCATAGGGGGTAAGGAGCAGCACCCTCAGCAGCATTGGCCAGGAAAAGAGATGCCCCACATGCAGTACCCCCAGTACAGAAAAGAGATCCCACAGATGTCCATGCACATGGGCAAGACGAACCCCCACAAGGGTGGAGTAGTCAACAGTGGACAGGATAAAG GTCAAACCATCCCCAGTGGGGCATTGGGAGGTCTCCCTGGGGGTCTGCCAGGAGAGCAGGGCCCAGCTGGGCCTCCCGGACCTGAGGGTCCCTCTGGGCCTCCAGGACCTCCCGGGGAAGGACAGCCAGGAGGGGAAGGAAAACCAGGCCACGCTGGTCCCCCAGGATTCCCTGGAATAGGAAAACCAGGACTCCCAGGAATTCCAGGCAAGCCAGGCAGCATGGGAGAGCCAGGAGTACCTGGAGAATTGGGCCCCAGCGGCAGAGAGGGTCCGATGGGGCAGCCAGGGCCTCAGGGGTCCCCTGGTCCTTCAGGTCTTCCAGGGATAGGAAAACTAGGGGCTGGGGGGTTGCCAGGACAACCAGGATCCAGAGGAGAGCCAGGACACAAAGGCCTGCCGGGACTACCAGGATTACCAGGACCCAAGGGTGACAAGGGGATTGGACAGCCAGGACAGCCAGGCCACAAAGGACTAGCAGGACCTCCTGGACCTCCAGGACAGGGAGGGATGCCTGGTGTGGGCAAGCCTGGAATGAATGGCATGCCAGGGCCACCAGGAGGACCAGGGAAACCAGGCCTCCCTGGAGAGCAGGGGCTGGCTGGACCAGCAGGAGAGGGCGGAGAGCCCGGTCCACCAGGGCTGCCAGGTCAGGGAAAACCTGGCCAGAATGGTCTGCCGGGACAACCAGGAATGCCCGGTGGGAAAGGGCACACAGGCCCTCCAGGTTTTCCAGGGAAGCCTGGATTGCCTGGATTCGGAAAACCAGGATTCCCAGGACCCAAAGGAGATAAGGGGATGGGTGGGATGCCTGGAGGCCCAGGACCAAAGGGAGACAAGGGCCATGGAGGACTGCCTGGTATGCTAGGACAGCCTGGATCAATTGGACCAGCTGGTCCCCTTGGCCCTATGGGACCCCCTGGAGGTCTGGGTCAACCAGGGCCAAAAGGCGAGGCTGGAGAAGGAGGTCATAAGGGGTTGCCTGGTGGGCAAGGGGAGCCTGGTCCTACTGGACTGACTGGTCAGAATGGCTTccctggagagggaggagagcctGGGCCAAGGGGTCCCACTGGGCCTGTAGGACCCCAAGGGGAAGGCGGACACAAAGGGTTACCAGGCGCCCCTGGCATTCCAGGCCTACCTGGgccaaagggagagggaggacttCCAGGCGAGAAGGGTCCCCAAGGTCCTAAGGGCATTCCAGGTCTGGGAGGTGCAGGTGGGCCGATCGGACCTCCTGGTGCTCCTGGGTCTAAAGGTGACAGCGGAACTCCTGGTCTTCCCGGCGTTGATGGTAAGGGAAACCCAGGTGTCCCTGGTCCTCTTGGACCTCCAGGTAAAGAAGGTCCTGGAGGACCACCGGGAAGCCCAGGCCAGCCAGGTCCACCTGGTCCCCCAGGGCCTCCCGGACCCACTGACATGGGAGCAGTCCTCCCTGAGATGGGTTTTCCTCCTGGGCTGGACGGAGTCAAGACTGCCGGTTATGGCAAGAAGGGAAAATATGGAGGAAACGGAGGAGAAGTGATGGGCCCCAACGGCCTGGAGATGCCCGCATTCACGGCTCTGGTGACCACGCCCTTCCCACCTGTGGGCACGGCTGTGGTGTTTGACAAAATCCTGTACAACGGCCGTCAGAACTACAACCCCCAGACAGGCGTGTTCACCTGCGACATGCCCGGGATCTACTACTTTGCCTACCACATCAGCTGCAAAGGGGCCAACGTGTGGGTGGCGCTGATGAGGAACGATGAGCCTGTGATGTACACATATGATGAGTATAAAAAGGGCTTCCTGGATCAGGCATCGGGGAGCGCAGTGTTACCTCTACAGCCCGGGGACACTGTGTACCTCCAGCTACCCTCGGACCAGGCCGCAGGACTATACGCTGGCCAATACGtccactcctccttctctggGTACTTGTTGTACCCCATGTAA